A genomic region of Papaver somniferum cultivar HN1 chromosome 7, ASM357369v1, whole genome shotgun sequence contains the following coding sequences:
- the LOC113298788 gene encoding phytosulfokines 5-like, with product MLSLEIVSLSISLNKLAEVQNPAMKSLKVISSLLFFSLLISFNATTAFRPLKSAVDENLTTSGLSHQNAPMLEVLAKDSMNLMGAEEDEEECGNGDEDCLKRRMIAEAHLDYIYTQRHHKP from the exons ATGCTCTCACTGGAAATCGTCTCTCTCTCAATCTCTCTCAATAAACTAGCAGAAGTGCAGAACCCAGCCATGAAGTCTCTTAAGGTTATTTCGTCTCTACTATTCTTTTCTCTCTTAATCTCATTCAACGCAACAACAGCATTCCGTCCTCTAAAATCCGCAGTAGACGAGAATTTAACTACTAGTGGGTTATCTCATCAAAATGCTCCCATGCTGGAGGTGTTGGCAAAGGATTCGATGAAT TTGATGGGAgcagaggaagacgaagaagagtGTGGGAATGGAGATGAAGATTGTTTAAAAAGGAGAATGATTGCAGAGGCTCACTTGGACTACATTTACACCCAAAGGCATCATAAACCTTAA